AAAGAGCCAGTTGCTTTCGACCACGATTGTCGTGAAGGTATTTGTGGTATGTGTTCTTTATTCATTAACGGTGAAGCACACGGACCAGATAGAGGTGTTACAACTTGTCAATTACACATGCGTAAGTTCAAAGATGGTGAAACGATATACATCGAACCATGGAGATCTGCTGCATTCCCAGTAATCAAAGATTTAATTGTAGACCGTACATCTTTTGATCGTATTCAACAAGCTGGAGGTTACATTTCTATTAACACATCAGGACGTACAGTAGACGCAAACAATATTCCTGTAAACAAAATGAATGCAGATGAAGCGTTTGACGCTGCAACATGTATTGGTTGTGGAGCATGTGTTGCAACTTGTAAAAATGGATCAGCAATGTTATTCGTAGGAGCAAAAGTTTCTCAATTCGCATTGTTACCTCAAGGACAAGTAGAAGCTGCTCGTCGTGCTCAGAAAATGGTTGCTCAGATGGACTTAGAAGGCTTTGGTAACTGTACAAATACAGGTGCTTGTGAAGTTGAATGTCCTAAAGGAATTTCTTTAGATAACATTGCACGTATGAACCGTGAGTATTTATCTGCTAAAATTGTATCACAAGAATAATACATTCTGATATATATTTATAAAAGAGAGGCATATGTCTCTCTTTTTTTGTGCTTTAAAAAGCATAAAAAAAGGATTTCAATTGCTTGAAATCCTTCGCAATGTCAAATTCTTTCCTCTGAATAAGTCCATTGTAATTTGTCCTTTCTAAATGATTATAAAAAAAGAATTTTATAAATAGAACAAATATCTATTTTTAATAATAAATGATATACACTCATATATGACTAATAATAAAGTCTTATATAAACTATGAGCCGAAATCAATTAAAAAGAACGTCTGGTTTAAAAAGGATTTCAATTGCTTGAAATCCTTCCCGAAATTTTTGATAATGATTTGAATTAACTTCCACCTTTAAATGGAAATTCTCTGTCGGCTTAAAAATTTCGTTATTTTCATGGGAAAAACAATTATTGATTTTAATGTTCTGTTTTAAAACAACTCAAGTATTCTAAAGTCCTGAACGAATAATTATTAATTCCTTGATGTAAAATTAATGACAAAAATCATGTTAAGCAAATTATTTTGCATTAATTTAAAAAGTTTAACACATCAATAATGGATAAGATAAATAAAAATCCAGCACATTATGTGCTGGATTTTAAGCTTAAGACGACTAAAATATAGTGTTCTGAGATTATTTTATGTTCTTAAAACTTCTATTGATAAAATTTGTTAATTCTTTACCTTTTAACAATCCTTGTGATAATTTTGCTAAATCTAATGCTTGATTAATCAATGCATCTTTTTCTTCCTTCGATTCTTTTGCTAAAATTTCTGTTGCTAATTCTGAGTTTGCATTTACGACAACATTATACATTTCTGGAAAATTACCCATTCCAAACATTCCTGCACCACCAGAAGCTTGCATATCTTTCATTCTGCGCATAAATTCTGATTGTGTAATGATGAATGGTGCATCTGTTCCAGATAAATCTTCTAATTGAATGGTGTATGATTTGTTGTTGATAGACGCTGTGATATCCGTTTTCAATTTTTCTTTGTCTTCATCCGATAATTTAGAAATTTTTACTTCATCTTTTTCAATCAAATTATTGATATGATCTGCATCAACGCGAACAAAAGTTACATTTTCTTTTGTTGATTCTAATTTCTGAATCAAATGAGAAGAAATAGGAGAGTCTAATAAAATAATTTCGTAACCTTTCTCTTTTGCAATTTGAATGTATTGATCTTGCCCATCAACATCAGAAGAATAAAGTACAACTAATTTTCCATCTTTGTTGGTTTGATTATCTTTTATCGAAGCATTCAATTCTTCCCATGTAAAGTATTTACCATCTACAGTTGGATATAATGCAAATTTGTCAG
This portion of the Empedobacter stercoris genome encodes:
- a CDS encoding succinate dehydrogenase/fumarate reductase iron-sulfur subunit; the encoded protein is MASSKTISITLKIWRQKNANAQGKMETYSLKDVSTDSSFLEMLDLLNEQLVEEGKEPVAFDHDCREGICGMCSLFINGEAHGPDRGVTTCQLHMRKFKDGETIYIEPWRSAAFPVIKDLIVDRTSFDRIQQAGGYISINTSGRTVDANNIPVNKMNADEAFDAATCIGCGACVATCKNGSAMLFVGAKVSQFALLPQGQVEAARRAQKMVAQMDLEGFGNCTNTGACEVECPKGISLDNIARMNREYLSAKIVSQE